The Octopus sinensis linkage group LG19, ASM634580v1, whole genome shotgun sequence genome contains a region encoding:
- the LOC115222177 gene encoding uncharacterized protein LOC115222177: MKRRPSCIGFPSSAFVVFVCILIFSFSWSDSSSNGKPFELSSKDNFDEIMDKFTSVTGENCRSKHYTDLRLDTELKKGVISQVPRYNKFLSTVYYTNRSSLLHAHNLALNRAFYYSYIYQELNKSEALGRQPGFEYIYFSLAADVSAGISMINGSGLFFDNNCSYPNWYTTMKINGTLPLFGPKAWRVDDYNEPTNWLREPTNNTIDIHDFGAGRSRNYTNSAYKHSPWYSKWLPDLNSNLDTLRKYTYNIGIRRSEKTGEFLTDTFQVSSFFGPPQPGTKEMTILPVVFTDPYFDCGRSNKWIVSATSPVVEFMPRYSNFTHLRRPQFVAVTTVDLEFERIDFNPCPIADGNPSPNYFANTARCKPTTLCEPLSGFGFRRGGYMCACLPGYKYPWWHDGPFLGVEIEAATKEEYETGFDCLKVDFSQVIPKKNPTIIENMKKRSISSYSSEKDEFLKLIFPQSHRSLRWLQSNKKYTSKDFIPLRTSRYRRHVPKEDLLSRKKRDLFDNVMWMRMREILERKENTNKDNCGSRTANQLLLPGDAGFGAEKQFESQGRTALRLAHFLSNFLQNVDEYEEFGILRGDRRLHDTQMYGEVIATVMGDFKIVGAGVFFDQYKYRISPGNNTDPRYVNEVTREYFGPFAWKTGDKTTARVIDFAGFKQRYTNKRWFTDMKSRWATNYQSLEKFITRPMIRSDINGSSLIRFEYYPLTYHAPKYEDGEWLRPVFKCDGRVDAWVLTYVVPFFGMNTLKTQIEFKGVVTVDVDIKHLDVDQCPADFYVANAFKNTARCDYESTYCVPLQSHLKFQEGSYKCECKQGYEYPFKDLQWYYNGQTMVDEYKKKMNNEPNRYDTLKCRIGGAASSRISWILVILTILYIKMFQL; encoded by the exons atgaagagaaggccGAGTTGTATCGGCTTCCCCAGCTCGgcatttgtggtatttgtttgtattttaatattttcattttcttggagtgattcTTCAAGTAATGGAAAACCTTTCGAACTTTCTTCAAAAGACAATTTTGATGAAATAATGGATAAGTTTACATCGGTAACTGGAGAAAATTGTCGTTCGAAACACTACACAGATCTTCGTTTGGATACAGAACTAAAAAAAGGTGTTATATCCCAAGTACCTCGTTATAATAAATTCTTGTCGACTGTTTATTACACAAATAGATCTTCTCTGTTGCACGCTCACAACTTGGCCCTTAATAGGGCATTTTACTACAGTTATATCTATCAGGAACTTAACAAGAGCGAGGCCTTAGGTAGACAACCAGGTTTTGAATATATCTACTTCTCTTTGGCCGCTGATGTTTCCGCTGGAATTAGTATGATAAATGGTAGTGGACTGTTCTTTGACAACAACTGTTCATATCCTAATTGGTACACGACGATGAAAATCAACGGTACTTTACCCCTTTTTGGCCCCAAAGCCTGGAGAGTGGATGACTACAACGAACCCACAAATTGGTTGCGGGAACCTACAAACAATACGATTGACATTCACGATTTTGGAGCCGGTCGAAGTCGTAATTATACCAACTCTGCCTACAAACACAGCCCTTGGTACTCTAAATGGTTACCTGATCTCAACAGTAATTTAGATACACTGAGGAAATATACCTACAATATTGGTATTCGACGGTCAGAAAAGACAGGTGAATTTCTTACCGACACTTTCCAAGTATCCTCTTTCTTTGGCCCACCTCAACCGGGTACTAAAGAAATGACGATCCTTCCTGTTGTCTTCACTGATCCTTATTTTGATTGTGGACGATCAAATAAATGGATTGTTAGTGCAACATCTCCTGTTGTTGAGTTTATGCCTCGATATTCGAATTTTACTCATTTAAGAAGACCTCA atttgtGGCTGTTACGACTGTTGATTTGGAATTTGAACGTATTGATTTTAACCCATGTCCAATAGCTGACGGAAATCCCTCACCAAACTATTTTGCTAACACAGCTCGATGCAAACCCACCACTTTA tGTGAACCTTTGAGTGGTTTTGGTTTCCGACGTGGTGGttacatgtgtgcatgcctacCTGGATACAAATATCCCTGGTGGCATGATGGACCATTCCTTGGAGTAGAAATAGAAGCTGCTACAAAAGAAGAATATGAAACTGGCTTTGATTGTCTCAAAGTTGATT tTTCTCAGGTAATCCCAAAGAAGAACCCAACTATTATTGAGAATATGAAGAAACGGTCTATATCATCTTATAGTTCTGAGAAAGACGAATTTCTGAAACTTATATTTCCTCAGTCCCACAGGAGTCTCagatggctgcaatcaaataaaaaatacactTCAAAAGATTTCATTCCATTACGGACCAGTAGATATAGGCGGCATGTTCCAAAAGAAGACCTTCTTTCTCGTAAGAAACGTGATCTCTTTGATAATGTCATGTGGATGAGAATGCGAGAAATCCTTGAACGTAAAGAAAACACCAACAAAGACAACTGCGGAAGCCGCACAGCAAACCAATTGCTTCTTCCAGGAGATGCTGGGTTCGGTGCTGAGAAGCAGTTTGAATCACAAGGACGTACTGCACTGAGGCTGGCTCACTTTCTcagtaattttcttcaaaatgttgATGAGTATGAAGAATTTGGTATTCTTCGAGGTGATCGACGCTTACATGATACCCAGATGTATGGAGAGGTTATTGCTACTGTCATGGGTGACTTCAAGATCGTTGGTGCTGGTGTATTCTTTGACCAATACAAATACCGGATATCACCCGGAAATAACACTGACCCACGCTATGTTAATGAAGTAACACGAGAATATTTTGGTCCGTTTGCTTGGAAAACTGGTGACAAAACAACTGCCAGAGTAATTGATTTTGCAGGTTTCAAGCAGCGTTACACAAATAAGCGCTGGTTTACTGACATGAAATCTCGTTGGGCAACTAATTATCAATCACTGGAAAAATTTATAACTCGTCCAATGATTCGGTCAGATATCAATGGATCCAGCTTGATTAGATTTGAGTATTATCCACTCACATACCATGCACCAAAATATGAAGATGGAGAATGGTTACGTCCTGTCTTTAAGTGTGATGGCAGAGTTGATGCTTGGGTCCTCACTTATGTTGTTCCATTCTTTGGAATGAATACATTGAAGACTCAAATTGAGTTTAA gGGAGTTGTCACAGTTGATGTTGACATCAAACATTTGGATGTAGACCAGTGCCCTGCTGATTTTTATGTTGCCAACGCCTTCAAGAACACTGCTCGTTGTGACTATGAGAGCACATAT TGTGTTCCATTGCAATCCCATTTGAAATTCCAAGAAGGTTCCTACAAATGTGAATGTAAGCAGGGCTATGAATACCCATTTAAGGACCTGCAGTGGTATTACAACGGTCAGACAATGGTTGATGAATACAAGAAAAAGATGAACAATGAGCCAAACAG gtATGATACATTGAAATGCCGAATTGGTGGTGCTGCTTCTTCCAGAATAAGTTGGATTCTTGTAATTTTAACCATTTTGTACATAAAAATGTTTCAACTGTAG
- the LOC115222167 gene encoding homocysteine S-methyltransferase 1 — protein sequence MMEGEKMKILDGGTGTLLVRMGFTEVDEDALFSAKLISTNPEAIKECHKKFYLAGSDVVVTATYQASVEGFQKHLKMTEQEAKNLMKIGVNLAKQARCEVQKENPDLQHLLVAGSVGPYGACLHDGSEYTGKYMNTVQINELKSWHKSRIDLLMEAGVDMLAVETFPSLKEALVVLDIMNEIPNCRGWVTFSCKDGKQTCGGDNFCDAIKQVMSSSCVIAAGVNCTSPEYINDLLDSIKTIPLTKPVIVKPNSGETWNVAQGWHGGVKSITEYSKEWINSGASWIGGCCRVYPEDISKLKSTLSNCFI from the exons GAAGATGCACTGTTTAGTGCCAAACTGATCTCCACAAACCCAGAAGCCATCAAAGAATGccataaaaa ATTTTACCTTGCTGGTTCTGATGTTGTTGTAACAGCAACATATCAAGCAAGTGTTGAAGGCTTCCAGAAACATCTCAAGATGACTGAACAGGAGGCCAAAAACCTGATGAAGATTGGGGTGAATTTAGCAAAACAAGCTCGGTGTGAAGTTCAAAAGGAAAACCCAG ATCTGCAACATTTGCTGGTCGCTGGCTCCGTTGGTCCCTATGGTGCCTGTCTACATGATGGATCCGAGTATACGGGGAAATACATGAATACAGTGCAGATCAAC GAACTAAAGTCTTGGCACAAATCTCGAATAGATTTGTTGATGGAAGCAGGTGTGGATATGCTAGCTGTGGAGACCTTTCCATCTCTCAAAGAAGCTCTTGTTGTCCTAGACATCATGAATGAAATTCCAAACTGTCGTGGATGGGTGACTTTTTCTTGCAAG GACGGAAAGCAGACGTGTGGTGGAGATAATTTCTGTGATGCAATAAAACAGGTTATGTCTTCAAGCTGTGTGATAGCTGCAGGAGTTAACTGTACAAGTCCCGAATACATTAATGATTTATTAGACAGCATCAAGACCATACCGTTGACTAAACCAGTCATTGTTAAGCCAAACAGTGGTGAAACATGGAATGTCGCACAGGG GTGGCATGGTGGTGTCAAAAGTATCACTGAGTACAGCAAGGAATGGATAAATAGTGGTGCCAGTTGGATCGGAGGTTGCTGCCGTGTATATCCAGAGGATATTTCCAAACTGAAGTCCACTCTATCAAACTGCTTTATTTGA